In Bacillus weihaiensis, the genomic stretch CTTACTAAGTTTTTAAAAATATCTAATAAATTACAAATACCTATTGATATTTTTTAGAATATTAGATAAATTAGGTGTAACACTTTTTATTCCTTTAAAGGAAAACGATAATTTCATATCTTATCAAGAGAAGCTGAGGGACTGGCCCGTTGAAGCTTCAGCAACCGGTTTATGTAAGAGGAGACCTAGAAATGAGGAACAGCTTTCCAAATTTCCACTCCCATCATACCAAGGTGCTAATTCCAGCTAAGCATTTCGATGCTTGAAAGATAAGGAGAAGCTTATACTTATTACAGCCTTCTTCTTGGAAGGCTGTTTTTATTTTGCTTTTTTTCACACTTTGTTGCTCTTTATTATTCCAACCCTCAAATTTTACTATAAAAAAGGATGTATGAAAGAGAAATCTACCCTTGTTTTTAGGAGATCAATCATCTAACAAAAATAGCCTTTTACATTGTCTTTTTTGAGCATATATGAATTTAGCTTTCTCGGATTGAGCTTACTAGCCTTTAATTAATAGATCGGAGGTTACTTCTTTGAAAAATCAATTTTTGGAACATTTAGAGAACAATATTTTAATTGGTGATGGTGCAATGGGCACCATGCTTTACGCTCATGGTGTTGACCGTTGCTTTGAGGAGTTAAATTTATCGAAGCCAGACGATGTAAAGCATGTTCACCAAGCCTACATCCAGGCAGGAGCAAATCTCATTCAAACAAATACCTATGGGGCAAATGATATTAAGCTGTCTCGCTACAGTTTAGAAGATGATATTCGTAAAATTAATAAACGTGCCGTTGAAATTGCTAGAAGTGCTGCACAAGACTCTACCTATGTGTTTGGTACGATAGGTGGAATCCGCTCCTTTAAGAAAAGTGCGCATTCCATTGATGAACTAAAACGTAACTTTAGAGAACAGCTCTTCCTTCTGTTAGGTGAGGACGTTGATGGGATCTTACTCGAGACATACTATGATTTTGAAGAAATAAAAACCGTGCTACAAATTGCTCGTAAAGAAACGACAAAACCAATTATTGCAAATGTTTCTCTCCATGAGGCTGGTGTGTTACAGGATGGAACCCCCTTAACAGATGGATTACTAGTGTTAGAAGATTTAGGAGCAAATGTAGTTGGACTTAACTGTAGACTTGGTCCATACCACATGCTTCAATCTCTTGAAGAGGTACCTATACTAGAAGAAGCCTATTTATCTGTGTTTCCAAATAGTAGTTTGCCTGCATTAAATGAAGGCAGACTTGTCTATGAATCGGACGAAAGCTACTTTAAAGAAAGTGCTATCAAATTCCGTGACCAAGGGGTTCGTTTAATCGGCGGGTGCTGCGGAACGACTCCAACACATATTAAAGCAATGGCTGAGGCAGTAGCGAATCTTGCACCGATTACAACAAAGGAAGTGCGTGTCCCTAAGAGCGAAACCGTGACCGTACAGGATACCGGGGATGATAACGCTCCTCCTCTACAAGAAATAGTCAGGGAACGACGCTCGATTATCGTAGAGCTCGATCCTCCGAAAAAACTTGGAATGACCAGATTCTTAGAAGGAGCACAAGCTCTTCATGATGCGGGTATCGACGCCTTAACCCTTGCAGATAATTCATTGGCATCTCCAAGGGTCAGTAATCTCGCTGCTGGAATATTAACAAAGGAAAAAACGGGAGCACGTACTTTAATTCATCTTACATGTCGAGATCGAAATCTCATTGGCTTACAATCCCATCTAATGGGCCTTCATTCCTTAGGTATACACGATGTGTTAGCCATCACTGGAGACCCATCTAAAATTGGAGATTTCCCTGGAGCAACCTCAGTATATGATGTCTCCTCTTTTGATCTTATTAGCTTAATTAAGCAATTTAATAACGGTGTTTCCTATTCTGGGAAGCCATTAGGAGCGAAAACAAACTTTTCCGTTGCAGGTGCATTTAATCCTAACGTTCGCCATCTAGATAAAGCGGTGTTGCGCCTTGAAAAGAAAATAGCGCATGGTGCTGATTACTTTATCTCACAACCGCTTTATTCCAATCAGCAAATTCTTGATGTTTATAACGAAACAAGGAATTTAAACGCACCGATCTATATCGGGATTATGCCCCTTACATCGAGTCGAAACGCTGAATTTATCCATAACGAAATTCCCGGTATTAAGCTATCAGATGCAATTCGTGAAACCATGGCTGCTGCGGGAACAGATAAAGCGCAAGCTCGAATAGAAGGGCTCGCAATCGCTAAAGACTTAATCGATACAGCATTCGATCTCTTTAATGGGATTTATTTAATCACACCATTTTTACAATATGACCTTACAGTGGAGCTCACACATTACATCCATGAAAAGGAAAAACAACGAGCTGAGAGGAAGATTTCGCATGTGTAGCATTCAAAACGATTTAAAAAATAGAATCCTTGTTCTTGATGGAGCAATGGGAACAATGATTCAAGACGCCAACCTAACGGCAGAAGATTTTGGTGGCGAAGAGTACGATGGATGTAATGAATATTTAACATTAACCGCCCCAAATGTAATTGAACATATACATGAACAATACTTACAAGCAGGGTCTGATATTATTTCAACGAATACATTTGGAGCTACTAGCCTTGTATTAGATGAATATGATTTAGGACACCTTGCTTTAGAATTAAATATTGAATCGGCAAAAATAGCTAAAAGAGCAGCTGAAAAATACAGTTCAAAAGAGAAGCCGAGATATGTGACAGGTGCCATGGGACCAACCACAAAAACCTTGTCTGTCACTGGCGGAACAACCTTCGATACATTAATAGCCAACTACGAAGAGCAAGCACGTGGCTTAATCATTGGGGGAGCAGATTTATTATTACTTGAAACAAGTCAGGATATGTTGAATGTAAAAGCGGGATTCTTAGGCATTCAACAAGCATTCGAGACGACTGGGAAAGAACTTCCCCTCATGATTTCTGGGACAATTGAACCGATGGGAACGACATTAGCTGGTCAAGACATTGAAGCCTTCTATGTCTCCCTCGAGCATATGAAGCCTCTATCTGTTGGACTGAATTGTGCGACTGGACCAGAATTTATGACCGACCATATTCGTACGCTCTCAGGTATAGCCAATACAGCAGTTAGCTGTTATCCAAATGCCGGGCTTCCTGATGAAGAAGGAAATTATCATGAATCACCTGATTCGTTAGCTAAGAAGTTAGTCGGTTTTGCTGAACAAGGCTGGTTAAATATAGTCGGCGGATGCTGTGGAACAACGCCCGAGCATATTAAAGCCATTAGTGAGGCTGTTGCAGCTCTCTCTCCGCGTAAACTAGAAGAGCTTCCAAAAGAACATACAGTTTCTGGTATTGACGCTCTTATCTACGAGGAAGGAATGCGACCTCTTTTCGTTGGAGAACGAACAAATGTTATTGGATCCCGAAAGTTTAAACGACTGATCGCAGAAGGGAAATTCGAGGAAGCCTCTGAAATAGCAAGAGCACAAGTGAAAAACGGAGCACATGTTATTGATATTTGCCTCGCAGATCCAGACCGTGATGAGCTTGAGGATATGGAAAACTTTATCCAAGAAGTTGTCAAAAAAGTGAAAGCTCCACTTGTGATTGATTCTACAGACGAGCTAGTTATAGAACGTGCACTAAAGTATTCACAAGGAAAGGCCATCATTAACTCAATCAACCTAGAGGATGGCGAGGAACGATTCGATGCGATTGTCCCACTAGTGAAAAAATATGGAGGCGCGCTAGTTGTAGGAACAATTGATGAAGTAGGAATGGCTCTAACCGCTGAGAAAAAACTCGAAATAGCGATTCGCTCACACGACCTATTAGTTAAAAAGCATGGTCTTAAAGCAAGCGACCTTATTTTTGATCCACTTGTTTTTCCAGTTGGTACTGGTGATGAACAATATATCGGCTCAGCTAACGAAACGGTTCGAGGAATTCAGCTTATTAAGGAAAAATTACCTGACTGCTTAACCATCCTTGGCGTTAGTAATGTATCGTTTGGTCTCCCTCCTGTTGGTCGTGAAGTCTTAAACGCTGTGTATTTATATCATTGCACACAAGCTGGTCTAGATTATGCAATTGTAAACACAGAAAAGCTTGAACGCTTTGCCTCCATTCCCAAAGAGGAAATTGAGATGGCTGAGAAGCTTCTTTTCAACACAACAGATGAATCACTTGCAACATTTACTAATTTTTATCGTGGGAAGAAAAAAGAGGACAAAAAGCCGGTGCAGAATCTTCCTCTTGAAGAAAGACTTGCTCAATACATTATTGAAGGGACTAAAGAAGGTCTACTTCCTGATTTAGAACGAGCCCTCAAGAAATTTCCTGATCCTCTTTCCATTATTAATGGTCCACTAATGAAAGGGATGGCCGAGGTCGGTGTTTTATTTAATGAAAATCAACTAATCGTTGCTGAAGTATTGCAAAGTGCCGAGGTGATGAAGGCTTCGGTTGCCTACTTAGAGGAATTTATGGAAAAGAAGGATGATAGTGGAAAAGGGAAAATTCTATTAGCAACGGTAAAAGGCGATGTTCATGATATCGGAAAAAATCTAGTGGATATTATCTTAAGTAACAATGGCTACAGAGTTGTTGACCTTGGAATCAAAGTTACACCTCAAACGTTAATTCAAGCGGTA encodes the following:
- a CDS encoding bifunctional homocysteine S-methyltransferase/methylenetetrahydrofolate reductase, whose translation is MGTMLYAHGVDRCFEELNLSKPDDVKHVHQAYIQAGANLIQTNTYGANDIKLSRYSLEDDIRKINKRAVEIARSAAQDSTYVFGTIGGIRSFKKSAHSIDELKRNFREQLFLLLGEDVDGILLETYYDFEEIKTVLQIARKETTKPIIANVSLHEAGVLQDGTPLTDGLLVLEDLGANVVGLNCRLGPYHMLQSLEEVPILEEAYLSVFPNSSLPALNEGRLVYESDESYFKESAIKFRDQGVRLIGGCCGTTPTHIKAMAEAVANLAPITTKEVRVPKSETVTVQDTGDDNAPPLQEIVRERRSIIVELDPPKKLGMTRFLEGAQALHDAGIDALTLADNSLASPRVSNLAAGILTKEKTGARTLIHLTCRDRNLIGLQSHLMGLHSLGIHDVLAITGDPSKIGDFPGATSVYDVSSFDLISLIKQFNNGVSYSGKPLGAKTNFSVAGAFNPNVRHLDKAVLRLEKKIAHGADYFISQPLYSNQQILDVYNETRNLNAPIYIGIMPLTSSRNAEFIHNEIPGIKLSDAIRETMAAAGTDKAQARIEGLAIAKDLIDTAFDLFNGIYLITPFLQYDLTVELTHYIHEKEKQRAERKISHV
- the metH gene encoding methionine synthase, yielding MCSIQNDLKNRILVLDGAMGTMIQDANLTAEDFGGEEYDGCNEYLTLTAPNVIEHIHEQYLQAGSDIISTNTFGATSLVLDEYDLGHLALELNIESAKIAKRAAEKYSSKEKPRYVTGAMGPTTKTLSVTGGTTFDTLIANYEEQARGLIIGGADLLLLETSQDMLNVKAGFLGIQQAFETTGKELPLMISGTIEPMGTTLAGQDIEAFYVSLEHMKPLSVGLNCATGPEFMTDHIRTLSGIANTAVSCYPNAGLPDEEGNYHESPDSLAKKLVGFAEQGWLNIVGGCCGTTPEHIKAISEAVAALSPRKLEELPKEHTVSGIDALIYEEGMRPLFVGERTNVIGSRKFKRLIAEGKFEEASEIARAQVKNGAHVIDICLADPDRDELEDMENFIQEVVKKVKAPLVIDSTDELVIERALKYSQGKAIINSINLEDGEERFDAIVPLVKKYGGALVVGTIDEVGMALTAEKKLEIAIRSHDLLVKKHGLKASDLIFDPLVFPVGTGDEQYIGSANETVRGIQLIKEKLPDCLTILGVSNVSFGLPPVGREVLNAVYLYHCTQAGLDYAIVNTEKLERFASIPKEEIEMAEKLLFNTTDESLATFTNFYRGKKKEDKKPVQNLPLEERLAQYIIEGTKEGLLPDLERALKKFPDPLSIINGPLMKGMAEVGVLFNENQLIVAEVLQSAEVMKASVAYLEEFMEKKDDSGKGKILLATVKGDVHDIGKNLVDIILSNNGYRVVDLGIKVTPQTLIQAVKAEKPDIIGLSGLLVKSAQQMVITAQDLHEANCDVPILVGGAALSRKFTRMKIAPKYNGPVVYAKDAMDGLSLANQLRTTPELFMNTEEAAVTDEAVKGKAPSSVVTELLEKRGQLREAPIFQPVDTKRHILKDIHLSHILPYVNMQMLIGHHLGLKGKIKNLLQEKDPKAIELSELIEELIQLGTKNQWFKPAAVYQFFPSYSEGNKLHILDPTDTSIILETFDFPRQNKVPYRCISDYVHPKKDGEFDYVAMFAVTAGSQIRELARSFKDQGDYLKSHAVQALALELAEGLAERTHQLVRDRWGFPDAPDFTMDQRFSAKYQGQRFSFGYPACPDLEDQEKLFKLIKPEDIGIQLTEGFMMEPEASVTAIVVSHPDAKYFNVM